A single Dunckerocampus dactyliophorus isolate RoL2022-P2 chromosome 2, RoL_Ddac_1.1, whole genome shotgun sequence DNA region contains:
- the csdc2a gene encoding cold shock domain-containing protein C2a produces the protein MSDADPSSPTDRALPLASPRTPLQMSFPFLREGSRVWERERKPPQPGGELPSPLPTKRTRTYSATVRAKSGPVFKGVCKNFSRSQGHGFIRPSHGGEDIFVHISDIEGEYVPMEGDEVTFKVCPIPPKNQKIQAVEVVITHLNPHTKHETWSGQIISS, from the exons ATGTCCGACGCTGATCCCTCGTCGCCGACTGACCGAGCGCTGCCTCTCGCCTCTCCTCGCACGCCGCTGCAaatgtccttccccttcctgaggGAGGGCAGCCGGGTTTGGGAGAGGGAGAGGAAGCCTCCGCAGCCCGGGGGAGAGCTTCCCAGCCCTCTGCCCACCAAACGCACCCGCACATATTCAGC GACAGTACGAGCCAAATCAGGTCCCGTGTTTAAAGGCGTGTGCAAGAACTTCTCCCGCTCTCAAGGCCATGGATTCATACGACCATCACACGGAGGAGAGGACATCTTTGTCCACATCTCGGA CATCGAGGGAGAGTACGTGCCAATGGAAGGAGACGAGGTGACGTTCAAGGTGTGTCCCATCCCGCCCAAGAACCAGAAGATCCAAGCGGTGGAGGTCGTGATCACCCACCTGAATCCACACACCAAGCATGAGACTTGGTCGGGTCAGATCATAAGCTCCTAG
- the aco2 gene encoding aconitate hydratase, mitochondrial, whose product MATYCLTVARLQLALGHGARRLHVAAAYRAKAQVSMSRFEPSSFINYERLHSNVDIVRKRLNRPLTLSEKIVYGHLDDPHNQEIDRGRTYLRLRPDRVAMQDATAQMAMLQFISSGLPQVAVPSTIHCDHLIEAQIGGDKDLARAKEVNHEVYNFLSSAGAKYGVGFWKPGSGIIHQIILENYAYPGVMLIGTDSHTPNGGGLGAICIGVGGADAVDVMAGIPWELKCPKVIGVRLTGSLSGWTSPKDVILKVAGILTVKGGTGAIVEYHGPGVDSISCTGMATICNMGAEIGATTSVFPYNHRMRTYLEKTGRGQIASLADEYSDLLVPDEGCKYDQVIELNLDELKPHINGPFTPDLAHPVSDVGSVAEKNGWPLEVKVGLIGSCTNSSYEDMGRAASVAKQALDKGLKCKAQFTVTPGSEQIRATIERDGYSKILGDVGGVVLANACGPCIGQWDRRDVKKGEKNTIVTSFNRNFTARNDANPATHAFVTSPEIVTALAIAGTLNFNPETDYLTAPNGEKFKLEPPNGDELPTKDFDPGQDTYQHPPADGTSLQVDVSPQSNRLQLLEPFDQWSGKDLEDMRVLIKVKGKCTTDHISAAGPWLKFRGHLDNISNNMLIGAVNSENDAINKVKNYLTGDYGGVPDVARHYKASSVSWVVVGDDNYGEGSSREHAALEPRHLGGRAIIVKSFARIHETNLKKQGLLPLTFSNPSDYDKICPDDKISIKGLQTFTPGKPLSAVVKHSDGSEDVLELNHSFNETQIEWFKAGSALNRMKALQH is encoded by the exons atggcaacctaCTGTCTCACTGTCGCGAGGCTTCAG CTTGCTCTGGGCCATGGAGCACGACGTCTGCATGTAGCAGCTGCTTACAGAGCCAAGGCCCAAGTGTCCATGAGCCGCTTTGAGCCCAGCTCCTTCATCAACTATGAGCGGCTCCATTCGAATGTTGACATCGTGCGAAAAAG GCTTAATCGACCCCTCACCCTATCAGAGAAGATCGTCTACGGCCACCTCGATGACCCCCACAACCAGGAGATAGATCGTGGACGCACTTACCTCCGCCTGCGTCCTGACCGCGTAGCCATGCAGGACGCCACGGCCCAGATGGCCATGCTCCAGTTCATCAGCAGCGGCCTGCCACAGGTGGCTGTTCCCTCCACCATCCACTGTGACCACTTGATCGAGGCTCAGATCGGTGGGGACAAGGATCTGGCCCGAGCAAAG GAAGTCAACCATGAAGTCTACAACTTCCTGTCAAGTGCTGGTGCAAAATATGGTGTTGGCTTTTGGAAACCTGGTTCTGGTATCATCCATCAG ATCATCCTTGAGAACTACGCCTATCCAGGTGTGATGCTAATCGGGACAGACTCCCACACACCAAacggtggcgggcttggtgcCATCTGCATCGGAGTGGGAGGCGCAGATGCTGTAGATGTCATGGCGGGGATCCCCTGGGAGCTCAAATGTCCGAAG GTGATAGGAGTGAGGCTCACAGGTTCCCTCTCAGGTTGGACATCACCGAAAGATGTTATCTTGAAGGTGGCTGGCATTCTGACGGTGAAGGGTGGCACTGGAGCAATAGTAGAGTACCACGGGCCGGGTGTCGACTCCATTTCCTGCACTG GGATGGCCACCATTTGCAACATGGGAGCAGAGATTGGTGCGACAACTTCAGTGTTCCCCTACAACCACCGGATGAGGACCTACCTGGAGAAGACTGGGCGTGGAC AAATCGCTTCCCTGGCTGATGAGTACTCTGACTTGCTGGTGCCAGATGAAGGCTGCAAGTATGACCAGGTCATTGAACTCAATCTGGATGAG CTAAAGCCGCACATCAACGGTCCATTCACCCCTGACCTGGCTCACCCGGTTTCTGACGTAGGTTCTGTGGCTGAGAAGAACGGCTGGCCACTGGAGGTTAAAGTTG GTCTGATTGGCAGCTGCACCAACTCCAGTTATGAGGACATGGGCCGTGCTGCCTCTGTGGCAAAGCAGGCTTTAGATAAAGGCCTAAAGTGCAAAGCTCAGTTTACTGTCACCCCCGGCTCTGAGCAGATCCGCGCCACTATTGAAAGAGACGGTTAT TCCAAGATCCTTGGTGATGTTGGCGGTGTAGTCCTTGCCAATGCATGTGGACCTTGCATCGGACAGTGGGACAG ACGTGATGTGAAAAAAGGTGAGAAGAACACCATCGTCACCTCCTTTAACAGAAACTTCACGGCCAGGAATGATGCAAACCCTGCAACACACGCATTTGTTACATCTCCTGAG ATTGTCACTGCCTTGGCTATTGCCGGAACGCTAAACTTCAACCCTGAGACAGACTACCTTACCGCCCCCAACGGTGAGAAATTCAAGCTGGAGCCTCCGAATGGAGACGAGCTCCCCACCAAAGACTTTGACCCTGGCCAGGACACCTACCAGCACCCGCCTGCTGACGGCACCAGCCTCCAGGTGGATGTCAGCCCTCAGAGCAACCGCCTCCAGCTGCTGGAGCCCTTTGACCAGTGGAGTGGCAAAGACCTGGAGGACATGAGGGTTCTAATTAAG GTGAAGGGCAAGTGCACCACGGACCACATCAGCGCTGCCGGCCCTTGGCTCAAATTCCGCGGCCACTTGGACAACATCTCCAACAACATGCTGATCGGTGCAGTCAACAGTGAAAACGATGCCATCAACAAAGTGAAGAACTACCTGACAGGAGATTACGGGGGAGTCCCCGATGTGGCTCGTCACTACAAG GCCAGCAGTGTGTCATGGGTTGTGGTTGGAGACGACAACTACGGCGAGGGCTCCAGCAGAGAGCATGCTGCGCTTGAGCCCAGACATCTTGGAGGAAGAGCCATCATTGTGAAGAGCTTTGCCAGAATCCACG AAACAAATCTTAAGAAGCAAGGCCTGCTGCCTCTGACCTTCAGCAACCCATCAGACTATGATAAGATCTGCCCCGATGACAAGATCTCCATTAAAGGACTCCAAACATTCACTCCAGGAAAG CCTTTGAGTGCTGTCGTGAAGCACAGCGACGGCAGCGAAGACGTCTTGGAACTCAACCACAGCTTCAACGAAACACAGATCGAATGGTTCAAGGCCGGTTCAGCTCTCAACAGGATGAAGGCACTCCAGCACTGA